A single genomic interval of Dysidea avara chromosome 6, odDysAvar1.4, whole genome shotgun sequence harbors:
- the LOC136257909 gene encoding uncharacterized protein isoform X4, giving the protein MPISQNFQEQVADLLQFQAVLEKSKTEVHKESPQMHSRSATHTSVAIPKSIFHQHLSSYTENMTLEEVNKGYIDGSLPIVDPRVVLLGCEGSGKTSLIDTFVGKSFQDTPATEGADQMEISVTTAANWELMDEKQKIYDLKKQMLLESEFFLSIRECCRSLDIPQSVSSTQPACIQPQCPVSPSTATVATPTPSMSSELSASSTKKGAMAESPKLLHAHAGQHHVFSSTKKKLAFISWKEFQELRAMTEKYDPKKKYIHLWDFAGQQIFQHTHGLFVSEEVVCLIVFNAGRSLYEVPGRRYPNDVTPAKSAIKVICYWMELISSRISRRSTDGDDLSILLPTFILVGTHIDELDPDIEKAAELAFQIIVPVLIKELASKPFARHIAGSKHNNLFAKDSSSIFFLSSKDEKRNSAVIYKLKRAVMRAASITRKVRPIRYVKMERKLMLLAFQDKMYVIDKSLAREVAESCGITCTDKKLVHMLHHFHQKGILLHFHSVPALSSMIILSPQWLAKLLTYVLTTLKCQLVGPPLALFVEKLEKTGLLEQELLEWSVQQFSKDEIARGHKMLDLPGLSVAELLINFKLMVDVSNTSLVGRKPRGPGKHLFLVPHLLPAEYLVYSTVFGYYFFYYFPAKFIPEHLVDQLIVKCAEWNGNKQYDMLKLTYQWVCMELGKRQIYELEPKFDHHVISLKIIPEPYLLPVEKERAFVDSNELVRLVQKFIDDLMRQHMTATFMKAPVVCYIPCSQCMKMHLKVDKATESSTIYCPVNRVHADITDYHRILTAHLKKPVKQSDQDPTIVAPLALSNLQEPLKSLNDHNLLSTSNEQVLKNANASQQVFTESVDNLQCSSDQLVQTTTVTTLPPRITEQVPKMKILHKMVIPKISNEWKTVADFLELELSVVNNIQEKCINDSAKCCEEMLREWLMSDHGLQPKTWSALITSLKEIKQLSKVSKEIEQELKGEIHVCSASTKDSKGGEISSDHHYTATPGKYAKEDESSDRHPSATQCSKVSSNHTFNTDPDELKTLSADAHIHSTEDMHPPSDVMENQKDQFVLSSYNLSPNIHTTSKITEQEPKMKQLHKHVIPKVAADWRTVAEFLELETSTIDHVEERFRSDPTRCCGEVFRKWLKSEETLGPKTWSTLITTLREIDQLKTITEQISHDLKVYITTMNDEVQCKKTVSLDESSHDSPISERDHHIMQQCNASQDEQFMKHTKTKILSDTNLDNNEKSVKDETTHVIMDQKPKMKELNNIVVPKIAADWRRFADSLEFESWVIKTIDVKYRNYPEECCEEVLRDWLSLDHGVGPRTWSTLLRALKETRGCAAVTELIETEINRLSF; this is encoded by the exons ATGCCTATTTCTCAGAATTTTCAAGAACAAGTTGCTGATCTCCTACAGTTCCAAGCAGTTCTTGAAAAAAGCAAGACCGAGGTACATAAAGAATCACCACAGATGCACAGTAGATCTGCTACACATACATCAGTTGCCATACCAAAGTCCATATTTCACCAGCATCTTAGCTCTTACACTGAAAACATGACATTAGAAGAAGTTAATAAAGGATACATAGATGGCTCATTACCAATTGTAGATCCACGTGTGGTGCTTCTTGGTTGTGAAGGATCTGGGAAAACATCTCTGATTGACACTTTTGTAGGGAAAAGTTTTCAAGACACTCCTGCAACTGAGGGTGCAGATCAGATGGAGATCAGCGTTACAACAGCTGCCAACTGGGAGCTCATGGATGAAAAACAAAAAATTTATGACCTCAAAAAGCAAATGCTGTTAGAATCAGAGTTCTTTTTATCAATTAGGGAATGTTGTCGTTCTCTTGATATTCCTCAGTCAGTTTCTTCTACTCAGCCTGCCTGTATTCAGCCACAGTGTCCAGTCTCTCCTTCTACTGCTACTGTGGCCACTCCAACACCCAGTATGTCTTCAGAATTATCAGCATCTTCAACCAAAAAAGGAGCAATGGCAGAGTCCCCTAAATTATTACACGCTCATGCTGGTCAGCACCATGTTTTCAGCAGTACAAAGAAGAAACTTGCCTTTATCTCCTGGAAGGAGTTTCAAGAATTGAGAGCTATGACAGAGAAGTATGACCCAAAAAAGAAGTACATTCATTTGTGGGACTTTGCTGGTCAACAGATCTTTCAACATACCCATGGCTTGTTTGTTTCAGAGGAAGTGGTGTGTTTGATAGTATTCAATGCAGGCAGGTCACTGTATGAGGTACCAGGACGACGTTACCCCAATGATGTCACTCCAGCCAAATCAGCAATCAAGGTTATATGCTACTGGATGGAATTGATCAGTTCTCGCATTAGCAGGAGAAGCACTGATGGAGATGACTTGTCAATATTGTTACCAACATTCATTTTAGTTGGTACTCACATTGATGAGCTAGATCCTGACATTGAAAAGGCTGCAGAATTGGCTTTTCAAATTATTGTACCAGTTCTAATCAAGGAGTTAGCATCTAAGCCATTTGCTAGGCACATTGCAGGGTCTAAACACAACAACCTATTTGCAAAGGATTCTTCTTCGATATTCTTTTTAAGCAGCAAGGATGAAAAGCGAAACTCAGCAGTTATCTATAAGCTTAAAAGAGCAGTAATGAGAGCAGCCTCCATCACCAGGAAAGTCCGTCCCATTCGATATGTCAAAATGGAAAGGAAATTGATGCTTCTGGCTTTCCAGGATAAAATGTATGTCATTGACAAATCACTGGCAAGGGAGGTTGCTGAGAGTTGTGGCATTACCTGCACTGATAAGAAGCTTGTTCACATGCTGCATCATTTTCATCAGAAAGGTATCCTTCTTCACTTCCACAGTGTTCCTGCTCTGTCCAGCATGATAATACTCTCCCCACAATGGTTGGCCAAGCTCCTAACATATGTTTTGACCACTCTGAAGTGTCAACTTGTTGGTCCACCACTTGCACTCTTCGTGGAAAAGCTTGAGAAAACAGGATTACTTGAACAAGAGCTGTTGGAATGGAGTGTGCAGCAGTTTTCCAAAGATGAAATAGCTAGAGGGCATAAAATGTTGGATTTACCTGGCCTGAGTGTTGCAGAGCTACTGATCAACTTCAAGCTGATGGTTGATGTTAGCAATACTTCACTGGTTGGCCGAAAACCCAGAGGACCGGGCAAGCATTTGTTTTTGGTGCCCCATCTGTTGCCTGCAGAATATCTTGTTTATTCCACAGTTTTTggttattactttttttactaTTTCCCAGCTAAATTTATTCCAGAACACTTGGTTGATCAACTGATTGTGAAGTGTGCTGAATGGAATGGGAACAAACAGTATGACATGCTCAA gtTGACATACCAGTGGGTGTGCATGGAGCTGGGAAAGCGTCAAATATATGAGCTAGAACCCAAATTTGACCATCACGTCATAAGTCTGAAAATTATCCCTGAGCCATATCTTCTTCCAGTAGAGAAAGAAAGAGCTTTTGTTGACAGCAATGAGCTTGTCAGATTAGTTCAGAAGTTCATTGATGATCTAATGAGACAACACATGACTGCTACCTTCATGAAGGCTCCAGTGGTTTGCTATATACCATGTTCACAGTGCATGAAGATGCACTTGAAAGTGGACAAGGCAACTGAGAGCAGCACCATATACTGTCCAGTGAACCGTGTCCATGCTGACATTACTGATTACCATAGAATCTTGACAG CTCACCTGAAGAAACCTGTAAAACAAAGTGATCAAGATCCTACTATTGTAGCCCCCCTAGCACTTAGCAATCTTCAAGAACCTTTAAAGAGCTTAAACGATCATAATTTGTTGTCAA CTTCAAATGAACAAGTATTGAAGAATGCTAATGCTTCTCAGCAAGTATTCACAGAATCTGTTGACAATCTCCAATGTTCATCAG atcAGCTTGTCCAAACTACTACTGTTACTACTCTCCCTCCTAGGATCACTGAACAAG TGCCAAAAATGAAGATTCTACACAAAATGGTAATTCCAAAGATTTCAAATGAATGGAAGACAGTAGCAGATTTCCTTGAACTTGAGCTTTCAGTAGTAAACAACATCCAAGAGAAGTGTATAAATGACTCAGCTAAATGCTGTGAAGAGATGCTAAGGGAATGGCTAATGAGTGACCATGGACTGCAACCAAAGACTTGGTCTGCCCTGATCACAAGTTTGAAAGAGATTAAACAACTGTCAAAAGTCAGCAAAGAAATTGAACAGGAGTTGAAAG GTGAAATACATGTATGTTCAGCTTCCACTAAGGACTCTAAAGGAGGAGAGATTTCTAGTGACCACCACTACACAG CAACTCCTGGGAAGTATGCAAAGGAAGATGAAAGTTCAGACAGGCATCCCTCTGCCACACAGTGTTCCAAAGTGAGCAGTAATCATACTTTCAACACTGATCCAG ATGAACTCAAAACTTTAAGTGCTGATGCACATATTCACAGCACAGAGGATATGCATCCACCATCAGACGTGATGGAGAATCAAAAAG ACCAGTTTGTCCTGTCATCCTACAACTTGTCTCCAAACATTCACACTACTAGCAAAATTACAGAGCAAG AGCCAAAAATGAAGCAACTTCACAAGCATGTGATCCCAAAGGTTGCAGCAGATTGGAGAACTGTTGCAGAGTTTCTAGAGTTGGAGACCTCAACAATTGATCATGTGGAAGAGAGGTTTAGAAGTGATCCAACAAGATGTTGTGGAGAGGTTTTTAGAAAATGGTTGAAGAGTGAGGAAACACTGGGACCAAAAACCTGGTCTACACTGATAACCACTTTAAGAGAGATTGACCAACTAAAAACAATTACAGAGCAAATTTCTCATGATCTGAAAGTTTATA TAACAACAATGAATGATGAGGTGCAGTGCAAGAAGACAGTTTCTCTGGATGAAAGTTCTCATGATAGTCCAATAAGTGAAAGAGATCACCATATAATGCAGCAATGTAATG CTTCCCAAGATGAGCAGTTTatgaaacacacaaaaacaaaaatcCTCAGCGATACTAATCTAG ATAATAATGAAAAGTCTGTAAAGGATGAAACCACACATGTTATAATGGATCAAA AACCAAAAATGAAAGAACTCAACAACATTGTTGTTCCAAAAATTGCTGCAGATTGGAGAAGATTTGCTGATTCCCTTGAGTTTGAGAGCTGGGTAATAAAGACTATTGATGTCAAATACAGGAACTACCCAGAAGAGTGCTGTGAAGAAGTACTAAGAGACTGGCTGTCTCTTGATCATGGTGTAGGACCTAGAACTTGGTCCACACTATTAAGAGCTCTTAAAGAAACCAGAGGTTGTGCAGCTGTCACTGAACTGATTGAAACTGAAATCAATAGACTATCTTTTTAG
- the LOC136257909 gene encoding uncharacterized protein isoform X1 — protein MADLPTNVDDPFGHVEEEHKKRLPTKEECKLLRNSIIDGDMEVVTRLSNDGVDMDAIIHEDLWRTPLHAAAEHGHDTIVKKLISLRANIECVDIKSFTPLHLAAGHGHSDVATSLLTANANVNCRNVNNFTPLHLASQEGNAMVVTMLLSNSDNTEIECRTIKYCTPLYLAAGKGHNEVVKVLLLSNADVNCLCIDQCTPLHIAVEEGHLMVVKTLLEFSVKLDCVDVNNITPLQIAVENEQSDIVKCLVEDGNVDLTKFDQNFQEQVADLLQFQAVLEKSKTEVHKESPQMHSRSATHTSVAIPKSIFHQHLSSYTENMTLEEVNKGYIDGSLPIVDPRVVLLGCEGSGKTSLIDTFVGKSFQDTPATEGADQMEISVTTAANWELMDEKQKIYDLKKQMLLESEFFLSIRECCRSLDIPQSVSSTQPACIQPQCPVSPSTATVATPTPSMSSELSASSTKKGAMAESPKLLHAHAGQHHVFSSTKKKLAFISWKEFQELRAMTEKYDPKKKYIHLWDFAGQQIFQHTHGLFVSEEVVCLIVFNAGRSLYEVPGRRYPNDVTPAKSAIKVICYWMELISSRISRRSTDGDDLSILLPTFILVGTHIDELDPDIEKAAELAFQIIVPVLIKELASKPFARHIAGSKHNNLFAKDSSSIFFLSSKDEKRNSAVIYKLKRAVMRAASITRKVRPIRYVKMERKLMLLAFQDKMYVIDKSLAREVAESCGITCTDKKLVHMLHHFHQKGILLHFHSVPALSSMIILSPQWLAKLLTYVLTTLKCQLVGPPLALFVEKLEKTGLLEQELLEWSVQQFSKDEIARGHKMLDLPGLSVAELLINFKLMVDVSNTSLVGRKPRGPGKHLFLVPHLLPAEYLVYSTVFGYYFFYYFPAKFIPEHLVDQLIVKCAEWNGNKQYDMLKLTYQWVCMELGKRQIYELEPKFDHHVISLKIIPEPYLLPVEKERAFVDSNELVRLVQKFIDDLMRQHMTATFMKAPVVCYIPCSQCMKMHLKVDKATESSTIYCPVNRVHADITDYHRILTAHLKKPVKQSDQDPTIVAPLALSNLQEPLKSLNDHNLLSTSNEQVLKNANASQQVFTESVDNLQCSSDQLVQTTTVTTLPPRITEQVPKMKILHKMVIPKISNEWKTVADFLELELSVVNNIQEKCINDSAKCCEEMLREWLMSDHGLQPKTWSALITSLKEIKQLSKVSKEIEQELKGEIHVCSASTKDSKGGEISSDHHYTATPGKYAKEDESSDRHPSATQCSKVSSNHTFNTDPDELKTLSADAHIHSTEDMHPPSDVMENQKDQFVLSSYNLSPNIHTTSKITEQEPKMKQLHKHVIPKVAADWRTVAEFLELETSTIDHVEERFRSDPTRCCGEVFRKWLKSEETLGPKTWSTLITTLREIDQLKTITEQISHDLKVYITTMNDEVQCKKTVSLDESSHDSPISERDHHIMQQCNASQDEQFMKHTKTKILSDTNLDNNEKSVKDETTHVIMDQKPKMKELNNIVVPKIAADWRRFADSLEFESWVIKTIDVKYRNYPEECCEEVLRDWLSLDHGVGPRTWSTLLRALKETRGCAAVTELIETEINRLSF, from the exons AACAACTTCACTCCACTGCACTTAGCTAGTCAGGAAGGGAATGCTATGGTGGTTACAATGCTGCTGAGTAATAGTGATAATACAGAGATTGAATGTAGAACAATT AAATATTGTACACCCTTGTACCTTGCTGCTGGAAAAGGCCATAATGAAGTGGTGAAGGTGTTGCTGCTATCAAATGCTGATGTGAATTGCCTTTGTATT GACCAGTGTACTCCACTGCATATTGCTGTAGAGGAAGGTCACCTAATGGTGGTGAAAACATTACTGGAATTCAGTGTGAAGCTTGATTGTGTGGATGTG AACAACATTACTCCCTTGCAAATTGCTGTTGAAAATGAGCAGAGTGATATTGTGAAATGCCTTGTAGAAGATGGTAATGTTGATTTAACTAAATTTGATCAG AATTTTCAAGAACAAGTTGCTGATCTCCTACAGTTCCAAGCAGTTCTTGAAAAAAGCAAGACCGAGGTACATAAAGAATCACCACAGATGCACAGTAGATCTGCTACACATACATCAGTTGCCATACCAAAGTCCATATTTCACCAGCATCTTAGCTCTTACACTGAAAACATGACATTAGAAGAAGTTAATAAAGGATACATAGATGGCTCATTACCAATTGTAGATCCACGTGTGGTGCTTCTTGGTTGTGAAGGATCTGGGAAAACATCTCTGATTGACACTTTTGTAGGGAAAAGTTTTCAAGACACTCCTGCAACTGAGGGTGCAGATCAGATGGAGATCAGCGTTACAACAGCTGCCAACTGGGAGCTCATGGATGAAAAACAAAAAATTTATGACCTCAAAAAGCAAATGCTGTTAGAATCAGAGTTCTTTTTATCAATTAGGGAATGTTGTCGTTCTCTTGATATTCCTCAGTCAGTTTCTTCTACTCAGCCTGCCTGTATTCAGCCACAGTGTCCAGTCTCTCCTTCTACTGCTACTGTGGCCACTCCAACACCCAGTATGTCTTCAGAATTATCAGCATCTTCAACCAAAAAAGGAGCAATGGCAGAGTCCCCTAAATTATTACACGCTCATGCTGGTCAGCACCATGTTTTCAGCAGTACAAAGAAGAAACTTGCCTTTATCTCCTGGAAGGAGTTTCAAGAATTGAGAGCTATGACAGAGAAGTATGACCCAAAAAAGAAGTACATTCATTTGTGGGACTTTGCTGGTCAACAGATCTTTCAACATACCCATGGCTTGTTTGTTTCAGAGGAAGTGGTGTGTTTGATAGTATTCAATGCAGGCAGGTCACTGTATGAGGTACCAGGACGACGTTACCCCAATGATGTCACTCCAGCCAAATCAGCAATCAAGGTTATATGCTACTGGATGGAATTGATCAGTTCTCGCATTAGCAGGAGAAGCACTGATGGAGATGACTTGTCAATATTGTTACCAACATTCATTTTAGTTGGTACTCACATTGATGAGCTAGATCCTGACATTGAAAAGGCTGCAGAATTGGCTTTTCAAATTATTGTACCAGTTCTAATCAAGGAGTTAGCATCTAAGCCATTTGCTAGGCACATTGCAGGGTCTAAACACAACAACCTATTTGCAAAGGATTCTTCTTCGATATTCTTTTTAAGCAGCAAGGATGAAAAGCGAAACTCAGCAGTTATCTATAAGCTTAAAAGAGCAGTAATGAGAGCAGCCTCCATCACCAGGAAAGTCCGTCCCATTCGATATGTCAAAATGGAAAGGAAATTGATGCTTCTGGCTTTCCAGGATAAAATGTATGTCATTGACAAATCACTGGCAAGGGAGGTTGCTGAGAGTTGTGGCATTACCTGCACTGATAAGAAGCTTGTTCACATGCTGCATCATTTTCATCAGAAAGGTATCCTTCTTCACTTCCACAGTGTTCCTGCTCTGTCCAGCATGATAATACTCTCCCCACAATGGTTGGCCAAGCTCCTAACATATGTTTTGACCACTCTGAAGTGTCAACTTGTTGGTCCACCACTTGCACTCTTCGTGGAAAAGCTTGAGAAAACAGGATTACTTGAACAAGAGCTGTTGGAATGGAGTGTGCAGCAGTTTTCCAAAGATGAAATAGCTAGAGGGCATAAAATGTTGGATTTACCTGGCCTGAGTGTTGCAGAGCTACTGATCAACTTCAAGCTGATGGTTGATGTTAGCAATACTTCACTGGTTGGCCGAAAACCCAGAGGACCGGGCAAGCATTTGTTTTTGGTGCCCCATCTGTTGCCTGCAGAATATCTTGTTTATTCCACAGTTTTTggttattactttttttactaTTTCCCAGCTAAATTTATTCCAGAACACTTGGTTGATCAACTGATTGTGAAGTGTGCTGAATGGAATGGGAACAAACAGTATGACATGCTCAA gtTGACATACCAGTGGGTGTGCATGGAGCTGGGAAAGCGTCAAATATATGAGCTAGAACCCAAATTTGACCATCACGTCATAAGTCTGAAAATTATCCCTGAGCCATATCTTCTTCCAGTAGAGAAAGAAAGAGCTTTTGTTGACAGCAATGAGCTTGTCAGATTAGTTCAGAAGTTCATTGATGATCTAATGAGACAACACATGACTGCTACCTTCATGAAGGCTCCAGTGGTTTGCTATATACCATGTTCACAGTGCATGAAGATGCACTTGAAAGTGGACAAGGCAACTGAGAGCAGCACCATATACTGTCCAGTGAACCGTGTCCATGCTGACATTACTGATTACCATAGAATCTTGACAG CTCACCTGAAGAAACCTGTAAAACAAAGTGATCAAGATCCTACTATTGTAGCCCCCCTAGCACTTAGCAATCTTCAAGAACCTTTAAAGAGCTTAAACGATCATAATTTGTTGTCAA CTTCAAATGAACAAGTATTGAAGAATGCTAATGCTTCTCAGCAAGTATTCACAGAATCTGTTGACAATCTCCAATGTTCATCAG atcAGCTTGTCCAAACTACTACTGTTACTACTCTCCCTCCTAGGATCACTGAACAAG TGCCAAAAATGAAGATTCTACACAAAATGGTAATTCCAAAGATTTCAAATGAATGGAAGACAGTAGCAGATTTCCTTGAACTTGAGCTTTCAGTAGTAAACAACATCCAAGAGAAGTGTATAAATGACTCAGCTAAATGCTGTGAAGAGATGCTAAGGGAATGGCTAATGAGTGACCATGGACTGCAACCAAAGACTTGGTCTGCCCTGATCACAAGTTTGAAAGAGATTAAACAACTGTCAAAAGTCAGCAAAGAAATTGAACAGGAGTTGAAAG GTGAAATACATGTATGTTCAGCTTCCACTAAGGACTCTAAAGGAGGAGAGATTTCTAGTGACCACCACTACACAG CAACTCCTGGGAAGTATGCAAAGGAAGATGAAAGTTCAGACAGGCATCCCTCTGCCACACAGTGTTCCAAAGTGAGCAGTAATCATACTTTCAACACTGATCCAG ATGAACTCAAAACTTTAAGTGCTGATGCACATATTCACAGCACAGAGGATATGCATCCACCATCAGACGTGATGGAGAATCAAAAAG ACCAGTTTGTCCTGTCATCCTACAACTTGTCTCCAAACATTCACACTACTAGCAAAATTACAGAGCAAG AGCCAAAAATGAAGCAACTTCACAAGCATGTGATCCCAAAGGTTGCAGCAGATTGGAGAACTGTTGCAGAGTTTCTAGAGTTGGAGACCTCAACAATTGATCATGTGGAAGAGAGGTTTAGAAGTGATCCAACAAGATGTTGTGGAGAGGTTTTTAGAAAATGGTTGAAGAGTGAGGAAACACTGGGACCAAAAACCTGGTCTACACTGATAACCACTTTAAGAGAGATTGACCAACTAAAAACAATTACAGAGCAAATTTCTCATGATCTGAAAGTTTATA TAACAACAATGAATGATGAGGTGCAGTGCAAGAAGACAGTTTCTCTGGATGAAAGTTCTCATGATAGTCCAATAAGTGAAAGAGATCACCATATAATGCAGCAATGTAATG CTTCCCAAGATGAGCAGTTTatgaaacacacaaaaacaaaaatcCTCAGCGATACTAATCTAG ATAATAATGAAAAGTCTGTAAAGGATGAAACCACACATGTTATAATGGATCAAA AACCAAAAATGAAAGAACTCAACAACATTGTTGTTCCAAAAATTGCTGCAGATTGGAGAAGATTTGCTGATTCCCTTGAGTTTGAGAGCTGGGTAATAAAGACTATTGATGTCAAATACAGGAACTACCCAGAAGAGTGCTGTGAAGAAGTACTAAGAGACTGGCTGTCTCTTGATCATGGTGTAGGACCTAGAACTTGGTCCACACTATTAAGAGCTCTTAAAGAAACCAGAGGTTGTGCAGCTGTCACTGAACTGATTGAAACTGAAATCAATAGACTATCTTTTTAG